In one window of Zhihengliuella sp. ISTPL4 DNA:
- a CDS encoding MFS transporter: MPTRARPTEIGPSLESDTGSGRLPLVVYVLALGTFLMLTTEFIVAGILPDVASDLGVSLPVASSLITVFAIGMVVGAPTMTLLTLRLSRKRTLLAALSVFFVGHIIVAVSSEMDILMVARFLTALATGAFWAVSAVVAGDAAGSSLRSRAIGVVGAGGSLATVLGVPLGAFLAHQVGWRGTFWALAAASAVAALLVARFVPAPHAQAGRLNVRDALSALRSGRLWAVLLACLTTCGGVLAVYSFLVPLLTDVAGIPGMFAPLVLTGFGVGSFLGTLVAGRLGDRRPHAVTIAVPTVTTLVLLAMTLTAGAPVITVILVVLLGLFGLSSNTVLIHLAVGYAGRAATLGSGLTVAAFNAGTALGTALAGAAIGGGLGLTASTVVGTSIVVLTLIPTIGLALTSRARTAAPRPTP; this comes from the coding sequence ATGCCGACACGAGCCCGCCCGACCGAGATCGGCCCGTCTCTCGAGAGCGACACCGGATCCGGGAGGCTGCCGCTCGTGGTGTACGTCCTCGCTCTCGGCACCTTCCTGATGCTCACGACGGAGTTCATCGTCGCCGGGATCCTCCCGGACGTGGCTTCCGACCTCGGTGTGTCCCTTCCGGTGGCGTCGTCGCTCATCACGGTCTTCGCGATCGGCATGGTCGTGGGCGCGCCCACGATGACGCTGCTCACCCTGCGACTGTCGCGGAAGCGCACGCTCCTCGCGGCACTGTCGGTGTTCTTCGTGGGTCACATCATCGTCGCGGTGAGTTCGGAGATGGACATCCTGATGGTCGCGCGGTTCCTCACTGCACTGGCGACGGGGGCATTCTGGGCCGTGTCCGCGGTCGTGGCTGGTGATGCCGCGGGGAGCTCGCTGCGATCGCGCGCCATCGGGGTGGTCGGTGCCGGCGGTTCGCTCGCCACCGTCCTCGGCGTTCCGCTCGGCGCGTTCCTCGCGCATCAGGTCGGCTGGCGTGGAACCTTCTGGGCTCTCGCCGCGGCGTCAGCGGTCGCTGCCCTGCTGGTGGCACGGTTCGTGCCCGCGCCGCATGCCCAGGCCGGCCGGCTGAACGTGCGCGATGCTCTCTCCGCACTGCGCTCCGGCCGACTCTGGGCGGTGCTGCTCGCCTGCTTGACGACCTGTGGTGGTGTGCTCGCCGTGTACTCGTTCCTGGTCCCGCTCCTCACCGACGTCGCCGGGATCCCCGGCATGTTCGCGCCCCTCGTGCTGACGGGTTTCGGAGTGGGGTCGTTCCTCGGCACCCTGGTCGCCGGGCGGTTGGGCGACCGGCGTCCGCATGCGGTCACCATTGCGGTGCCGACCGTGACCACGCTGGTGCTGCTCGCGATGACGCTCACCGCTGGTGCACCGGTAATCACCGTGATACTCGTCGTGCTGCTCGGACTCTTCGGGCTCAGTTCGAATACCGTGCTCATCCACTTGGCCGTCGGGTACGCGGGCCGTGCAGCGACGCTCGGCTCCGGACTCACAGTCGCGGCGTTCAATGCGGGAACAGCGCTGGGCACGGCACTCGCGGGAGCTGCGATCGGGGGCGGACTCGGACTCACCGCGTCGACCGTGGTCGGAACCAGCATCGTCGTCCTCACCCTGATCCCTACAATCGGCCTCGCCCTGACGTCCCGCGCCCGAACAGCCGCCCCGCGCCCGACCCCCTGA